A window of Pedococcus aerophilus contains these coding sequences:
- a CDS encoding DUF6504 family protein yields MGRSRADDSRHLQPAPRTTVGLWPAAGASTPPLQGQSHTISSCRDEGGLLVVRQYEEPIEVRQQAVGAVGIAATPGGPVQGGATAGDPGQGGPAVPEPEAFVWRGRLYVVRAVLDRWQERRPWWREAREQGSGDVLAAARERQVWRVEASAGRCAAVGVYDLGADHQDLGLRWRLLRVAD; encoded by the coding sequence GTGGGGCGCAGCAGGGCGGACGACTCCCGCCACCTGCAGCCCGCGCCAAGGACCACCGTGGGGCTCTGGCCCGCAGCGGGCGCCTCGACCCCGCCCCTGCAGGGCCAGAGCCACACCATCTCATCCTGCCGTGACGAAGGAGGCCTGCTCGTGGTGCGCCAGTACGAAGAACCCATCGAGGTCCGCCAACAGGCAGTCGGTGCCGTTGGCATCGCTGCCACCCCGGGCGGTCCCGTCCAGGGCGGTGCCACCGCGGGGGATCCCGGCCAGGGTGGTCCCGCCGTCCCCGAGCCCGAGGCCTTCGTGTGGCGCGGTCGGCTCTATGTCGTGCGGGCCGTCCTCGACCGCTGGCAGGAGCGCCGACCCTGGTGGCGCGAAGCACGTGAGCAGGGCAGCGGCGACGTCCTCGCCGCCGCCCGGGAGCGCCAGGTGTGGCGGGTGGAGGCCAGTGCCGGACGCTGCGCCGCCGTCGGGGTCTACGACCTCGGCGCCGACCACCAGGACCTCGGCCTGCGCTGGCGCCTGCTGCGGGTGGCGGACTGA
- a CDS encoding DUF456 domain-containing protein: protein MESTLWVPAVLILIGLVGIVVPVLPGLLLVLAAVFIWAFDTSTSAGWWVFGLCALLYVTGMGLQYAVPGRRMRAAGVRRSTLLLAVLLAVVGFFVIPVVGAAVGFVGGIYLVELGHSRDRYAAWTSTRAALGAVFLSIGIELLAGLAIATTWVVAVLVTR from the coding sequence GTGGAGTCCACCCTGTGGGTCCCCGCCGTCCTGATCCTGATCGGGCTGGTGGGGATCGTCGTTCCTGTGCTGCCCGGGCTGCTGCTCGTGCTCGCCGCCGTGTTCATCTGGGCGTTCGACACGAGCACGTCCGCCGGTTGGTGGGTCTTCGGCCTCTGCGCGCTCCTCTACGTCACCGGCATGGGCCTGCAGTACGCCGTGCCAGGTCGACGGATGCGCGCCGCCGGGGTGCGCCGCTCCACCCTGCTGCTCGCCGTCCTGCTCGCCGTGGTCGGGTTCTTCGTGATCCCCGTGGTGGGGGCCGCGGTGGGCTTCGTCGGCGGGATCTACCTCGTCGAGCTGGGCCACTCCCGTGACCGGTATGCCGCGTGGACCTCGACCAGGGCCGCGCTCGGTGCGGTCTTCCTGTCGATCGGGATCGAGCTGCTGGCCGGGTTGGCCATCGCGACCACCTGGGTCGTGGCCGTGCTCGTGACCCGCTGA
- a CDS encoding SAV_6107 family HEPN domain-containing protein has product MTAMTITSAVGTTRSAGASLDLLDRSRHSLLEACQTQEVSQRYLQAQLGALRAAAALVAARATPDGHCGPRSLWELLPTVAPELAEWAEFFELVAARRSLPHSAREADDLIRQAEVFLDLVCRSLGLPVHPGGHDEVLVPTALAGGPVPTRAAP; this is encoded by the coding sequence ATGACTGCCATGACGATCACGTCCGCGGTCGGCACCACGCGCAGCGCCGGAGCGAGCCTCGACCTGCTCGACCGGTCCCGGCACTCCCTGCTCGAGGCCTGCCAGACCCAGGAGGTGTCCCAGCGCTACCTGCAGGCCCAGCTCGGTGCGCTGCGTGCTGCCGCCGCCCTGGTGGCGGCTCGGGCCACCCCCGACGGCCACTGCGGTCCGCGCTCGCTGTGGGAGCTGCTGCCGACGGTCGCTCCCGAGCTCGCGGAGTGGGCCGAGTTCTTCGAGCTCGTCGCGGCCCGCCGCAGCCTGCCCCACAGCGCCCGTGAGGCCGACGACCTGATCCGCCAGGCCGAGGTGTTCCTCGACCTGGTCTGCCGCAGCCTCGGGCTGCCCGTGCACCCCGGTGGGCACGACGAGGTGCTCGTGCCCACCGCGCTCGCCGGTGGACCCGTCCCGACCCGCGCCGCGCCATGA
- a CDS encoding DUF7455 domain-containing protein, with protein MTTALAPSLNAADRCDRCGAQAYVRARLHAGGELLFCAHHGREHLPKLREHADIQDESDRLHETPSTVPDEER; from the coding sequence GTGACCACTGCACTGGCACCCTCTCTGAACGCGGCCGACCGCTGCGACCGCTGCGGCGCCCAGGCCTACGTGCGCGCTCGCCTTCACGCTGGTGGGGAACTGCTGTTCTGCGCCCACCACGGACGCGAGCACCTGCCGAAGCTGCGCGAGCACGCCGACATCCAGGACGAGAGCGACCGTCTCCACGAGACGCCGTCGACCGTCCCGGACGAGGAACGGTAG
- a CDS encoding methyltransferase domain-containing protein, with protein sequence MADEQWRTRRGGVETALRTSAVWTAVTGLLADKQAARPTGDDRPLRVLDLGGGTGGLAVPLAELGHEVVVVDPSPDALASLSRRSAERGVAERVTAVQGDADSLAAIVGDRLVDLVCCHGTLEVVDDPQATLVALAGVVAPGGHLSIVAAQRLAVVLARVLAGQFTQAKQALVSDDGRWGAADPLPRRFDASALRAMVEQTGLVVEDVHGVRLFSDLVPSALIDSDADRTALLELEAAASRHPEFAFLGQLGAAVHVLART encoded by the coding sequence GTGGCCGACGAGCAGTGGCGGACCCGACGCGGTGGCGTCGAGACAGCCTTGCGGACGTCTGCGGTCTGGACCGCGGTGACGGGTCTGCTCGCCGACAAGCAGGCGGCCCGGCCGACCGGTGACGACCGCCCGCTGCGTGTCCTCGACCTCGGTGGTGGCACCGGCGGCCTGGCCGTCCCCCTCGCCGAGCTCGGCCACGAGGTCGTCGTCGTCGACCCCAGCCCCGACGCCTTGGCATCGCTGTCCCGGCGCAGCGCCGAGCGCGGGGTGGCCGAACGGGTCACCGCCGTGCAGGGTGACGCCGACTCGCTCGCCGCCATCGTCGGCGACCGCCTCGTCGACCTCGTCTGCTGCCACGGCACCCTCGAGGTGGTCGACGACCCGCAGGCCACGCTCGTCGCCCTGGCCGGTGTCGTCGCTCCGGGCGGGCACCTGAGCATCGTCGCCGCCCAGCGCCTGGCCGTCGTCCTGGCGCGGGTGCTGGCCGGCCAGTTCACCCAGGCCAAGCAGGCGCTGGTCAGCGACGACGGCCGGTGGGGGGCAGCCGACCCGCTGCCCCGACGCTTCGACGCCAGCGCCCTCCGGGCGATGGTCGAGCAGACCGGGCTGGTGGTCGAGGACGTCCACGGGGTCCGCCTGTTCAGCGACCTCGTGCCGTCGGCCCTCATCGACTCCGACGCCGACCGCACCGCGCTGCTCGAGCTCGAGGCCGCCGCCAGCAGGCACCCCGAGTTCGCCTTCCTCGGCCAGCTCGGCGCTGCGGTCCACGTCCTCGCCCGCACGTGA
- a CDS encoding VOC family protein, with protein MSLAMSAVATMLPVTDIDRAKEFYSDRLGLPFQGTNAEGSLMYELSGGTVLMLLPREGGSQNPSTALTWEVPDVAAEITELEGRGVVFEDYDLPGLQTEGHIADLAGERAAWFVDPDGNVLCIHEAHRT; from the coding sequence ATGTCACTGGCCATGAGTGCAGTAGCGACGATGCTCCCCGTGACGGACATCGATCGCGCGAAGGAGTTCTACTCCGACCGGCTGGGCCTGCCGTTCCAGGGGACGAACGCCGAGGGCAGTCTGATGTACGAGCTCAGCGGCGGGACGGTCCTCATGCTGCTGCCGAGGGAGGGTGGTTCACAGAACCCGAGCACCGCCCTGACCTGGGAGGTGCCGGACGTCGCCGCCGAGATCACCGAGCTCGAGGGGCGGGGTGTGGTCTTCGAGGACTACGACCTGCCGGGGTTGCAGACCGAGGGCCACATCGCGGACCTCGCGGGGGAGCGGGCCGCGTGGTTCGTCGACCCCGACGGGAACGTCCTGTGCATCCACGAGGCGCACCGGACCTGA
- a CDS encoding DUF3040 domain-containing protein produces the protein MPLSEHEQQLLEQMEQALYAEDPKFASQMQGAGARAAARRRVAIGVVGVVVGLALVLVGVNTTMWIGAIGFAVMVAAVAFALTPPRRGGKASLGAVQADGTVRRAGSRSKAGQAKGPKQRRTSGSFMDRMEERWDRRKDSGY, from the coding sequence GTGCCGCTCTCAGAGCACGAACAGCAGCTGCTCGAGCAGATGGAGCAGGCTCTGTATGCCGAGGACCCCAAGTTCGCCTCGCAGATGCAGGGGGCCGGCGCTCGCGCGGCCGCCCGCCGCAGGGTGGCGATCGGTGTCGTCGGCGTGGTCGTGGGCCTCGCCCTCGTGCTCGTCGGGGTCAACACGACCATGTGGATCGGCGCCATCGGCTTCGCGGTGATGGTCGCCGCGGTGGCCTTCGCCCTCACCCCGCCCCGCCGCGGTGGCAAGGCCTCGCTCGGCGCGGTCCAGGCGGACGGCACGGTGCGTCGCGCCGGGTCGCGTTCGAAGGCCGGTCAGGCCAAGGGTCCCAAGCAGCGCCGCACGTCCGGGTCCTTCATGGACCGCATGGAGGAGCGCTGGGACCGCCGCAAGGACAGCGGCTACTGA
- a CDS encoding HAD-IIA family hydrolase gives MTRPRPVECWLTDMDGVLVHEESAIPGAAEFLAALTEHGRRFLVLTNNSIFTPRDLRARLLASGIDVPEESIWTSALATAQFLDDQRPRGSAFVVGESGLTTALYEVGYTMTERDPDYVVLGETRTYSFEAITKAIRLIEAGARFIATNPDVSGPSQQGTLPATGSVAALITAATGRQPYYIGKPNPLMMRSALNRIDAHSESTVMVGDRMDTDVISGLEAGLRTILVMTGSTRPHQVDQFPYQPTRVVDSVADIVPLVAELRPLDGPS, from the coding sequence ATGACCAGACCCAGGCCCGTCGAGTGCTGGCTCACCGACATGGACGGCGTGCTCGTCCACGAGGAGAGCGCGATCCCAGGGGCCGCCGAGTTCCTCGCCGCCCTCACCGAGCACGGGCGGCGGTTCCTCGTCCTGACGAACAACTCGATCTTCACGCCGCGGGACCTGCGCGCCCGCCTGCTGGCGAGCGGGATCGACGTGCCGGAGGAGTCGATCTGGACCTCGGCGCTGGCCACCGCGCAGTTCCTCGACGACCAGCGGCCCCGCGGCAGCGCGTTCGTCGTGGGCGAGTCCGGCCTGACCACGGCGCTGTACGAGGTCGGCTACACGATGACCGAGCGGGACCCCGACTACGTCGTCCTCGGCGAGACCCGCACCTACTCCTTCGAGGCGATCACCAAGGCGATCCGGCTCATCGAGGCCGGGGCGCGCTTCATCGCCACGAACCCCGACGTCAGCGGCCCCAGCCAGCAGGGCACCCTGCCCGCGACGGGCTCGGTCGCGGCACTCATCACCGCCGCGACGGGTCGTCAGCCGTACTACATCGGCAAGCCCAACCCGTTGATGATGCGCAGCGCCCTCAACCGGATCGACGCGCACTCGGAGTCGACGGTGATGGTCGGCGACCGCATGGACACCGACGTCATCAGCGGCCTCGAGGCGGGGTTGCGCACCATCCTCGTGATGACGGGCTCGACGCGACCGCACCAGGTCGACCAGTTCCCCTACCAGCCGACGCGCGTCGTCGACTCGGTCGCCGACATCGTCCCGCTCGTCGCCGAGCTGCGCCCGCTGGACGGACCGTCCTAG
- a CDS encoding YbaK/EbsC family protein: protein MSPLEPVAPTPADTPATMPAITPETTPATTPASISASIPATTPASTSAPPAATSATTPATGPGRDLTGHPAVQRVLATLAVHSVEPELLSLPDAVRTAAAAAAAIGVTPAEIANSLIFRAHDEQGTITPLLVLTSGAHQVDLVKIADLLDGVDHVDRADADFVRAATGFAIGGVAPVGHPEPIRTIVDVSLSRYRHVWAAAGHSHTVYRTTYEELLRVTAGHAIEVA, encoded by the coding sequence ATGAGCCCGCTCGAGCCGGTGGCTCCCACCCCCGCGGACACCCCCGCGACCATGCCTGCGATCACGCCCGAGACGACACCAGCAACCACACCCGCGAGCATCTCCGCGAGCATCCCCGCGACCACCCCGGCTTCGACCTCTGCACCCCCGGCGGCGACCTCTGCGACCACACCCGCCACCGGCCCCGGTCGCGACCTCACCGGGCACCCCGCCGTCCAGCGCGTGCTGGCCACCCTCGCCGTGCACAGCGTGGAGCCAGAGCTCCTCAGCCTGCCCGACGCCGTCCGCACCGCTGCCGCCGCCGCTGCGGCGATCGGGGTGACCCCGGCCGAGATCGCCAACTCCCTGATCTTCCGCGCGCACGACGAGCAGGGCACGATCACCCCGCTGCTCGTCCTCACCTCCGGCGCCCACCAGGTCGACCTCGTCAAGATCGCCGACCTCCTCGACGGTGTCGACCACGTCGACCGGGCCGACGCCGACTTCGTCAGGGCCGCCACCGGCTTCGCCATCGGCGGGGTCGCCCCTGTCGGCCACCCCGAGCCGATCCGGACCATCGTCGACGTCTCACTGAGCCGCTACCGCCACGTCTGGGCCGCGGCAGGCCACAGCCACACCGTCTACCGCACCACCTACGAAGAGCTCCTGCGCGTCACTGCCGGGCACGCCATCGAAGTGGCCTGA
- a CDS encoding transcriptional regulator → MSGTPELVHPDLEDVALTDVLFALSDPARLQIVRDLADGPLEMAQCGATNPALPKSTKSHLMKVLREAGLIRNEPHGRQRLVSLRRTEVDAAFPGLLDSVLGPR, encoded by the coding sequence ATGAGTGGAACGCCGGAGCTCGTGCACCCCGACCTCGAGGACGTGGCCCTCACCGATGTCCTCTTCGCCCTGAGCGACCCGGCCCGGCTCCAGATCGTGCGGGACCTCGCTGACGGACCCCTCGAGATGGCCCAGTGCGGGGCGACCAACCCGGCGCTGCCCAAGTCGACCAAGTCGCACCTCATGAAGGTGCTGCGTGAGGCCGGGCTCATCCGCAACGAGCCGCACGGTCGCCAGCGGCTCGTGTCGCTGCGCCGCACCGAGGTGGACGCGGCGTTCCCAGGGCTGCTCGACAGCGTGCTCGGCCCGCGCTGA
- a CDS encoding DNA polymerase III subunit alpha, whose amino-acid sequence MSAVPGAATEFVHLHVASGFSMRYGTSTPEALVERAAQHRQPILALTDRDGLYGAVRFVQAASAAGIAPVLGVDLAVGPDAPGDDDGGPRGGSGAVRSPRIPARGGADRDPRHPRVTVLARGRAAGVPDGVGWAALCRLVTETHLRGERGVPVTSAAVVAAGCWRGGDRRSSRDHASPLVVLLGPDSDVGRALLAKRVDRARVLLDAWRRRLPEGAVVLEVVCHGGPEGTPASRGHARRMLGLADEQGVPAVLTAAVRHVDPGESAVVDLLDAARRLVALDTRHLDRVTDAAHLAATPTMYSIALDVTGGERGRADELLRRTLALGLGCAQNARHDLGIGSVQLPEPHTLGIGPGESPQARLEERCRAAVATRYPGVGEKEFAAVERRLTEELKVIAELGYPTYFLTVAEVVDLIRGMGVRVAARGSGAGSLVNYLLGISGVDPIRYNLLMERFCSPLRAELPDIDIDVESARRTEVYERILDRFGGERVTCVSMMDTYKVRHAIRDVGAALGLPPSEIDEIAKAFPHIRARDARSAIAELPELRSRGLDSPRMRVLFDLVERLDGLPRHIALHPCGVVLSNGRLLDRTPVEASWLGFPMSQFDKDDVEALGLLKLDVLGIRMQSAMAHAVQEVQRVDGVEVDLDDQRQVPLDDEATFRLIRTAHTLGCFQIESPGQRELIGKFGPERFEDLVIDISLFRPGPVKSDMITPFLEARHGWKEVSYLHPTLIEALRETEGVVVFHEQVLMIVAETTGVSLAQADEVRRTLGTPRGQVEIEAWWRPAALARGYSPADVDRIWAVLKAFASFGFCKAHAAAFALPTYHSAWLKTHHPAAFLSGVLTHDPGMYPKRLILDDARSLGIAVLGLDVNASTGAYRVERLDDLATDPQVQDFDEPSWGWSVPEPAHPDLPDARGYGIRLSLADVRGISDAEVARIVAGQPYAGLADFWHRAHVSRPVAERLVLAGGFDSLYGMGSLGGPGGAPRPGGSGWGTRPGARSGDDSGDDSGDGSGDGSNHGSGDRSGSGSSTGSTSGGGVLGSRGMGSGGLGRRGRTTRRDLLLHVAELDRYGRALDRSAKRAAPRRGRGGRGIPVGGRSPDAGVSDGSGVRALAAGQSQAALPVTAASEQPTQLTLDLGDRPELTSGTGLPELTGPERVRAELDILGLDASAHVVDFYAPLLEALGVTRSRDLLRSRSRSTVWVCGVKVATQTPPIRSGRRVVFLTLDDSTGPVDATFFEDVQGPYAATVFHSWMMLVRGVVRRTGPRGISLRATGAWELTPLWEAWTRGGIEAVHAAMEDSERSATEQAEAAEEVQRAAGPGGRRVLVHASGFKQSPYADIKPAGGDVRGSRALAQGAEVPDDSGMGRLAAPRKLWHSSPGSSGH is encoded by the coding sequence ATGAGCGCCGTCCCCGGTGCGGCGACGGAGTTCGTGCACCTGCACGTCGCCTCGGGGTTCTCGATGCGTTACGGCACCTCCACCCCGGAGGCCCTCGTCGAGCGCGCCGCCCAGCACCGGCAGCCGATCCTCGCACTGACCGACCGCGACGGTCTCTACGGCGCGGTCCGCTTCGTCCAGGCGGCAAGCGCGGCCGGGATCGCCCCGGTCCTCGGGGTCGACCTCGCCGTGGGGCCGGACGCCCCCGGCGACGATGACGGTGGACCTCGAGGTGGCTCCGGTGCCGTCCGGTCGCCGCGGATCCCGGCCCGGGGCGGCGCGGACCGCGATCCCCGCCACCCGCGGGTCACGGTGCTGGCCCGGGGGCGGGCGGCCGGCGTGCCGGACGGAGTCGGCTGGGCGGCGTTGTGCCGCTTGGTGACCGAGACCCACCTGCGCGGGGAGCGGGGCGTCCCGGTGACCTCGGCCGCCGTCGTCGCCGCCGGGTGCTGGCGCGGTGGCGACCGCAGGTCCAGCCGTGACCACGCCAGCCCGCTGGTCGTCCTGCTCGGACCCGACTCCGACGTGGGCCGGGCCCTGCTGGCCAAGCGCGTCGACCGCGCGCGGGTCCTGCTCGACGCCTGGCGCCGACGGCTGCCCGAGGGCGCGGTCGTCCTCGAGGTGGTCTGCCACGGCGGGCCCGAGGGCACCCCGGCCTCGCGTGGGCACGCCCGTCGGATGCTCGGCCTGGCCGACGAGCAGGGGGTGCCCGCGGTGCTCACCGCCGCGGTGCGCCACGTCGACCCGGGGGAGTCGGCCGTGGTCGACCTGCTCGACGCGGCCCGCCGCCTCGTCGCCCTCGACACCCGTCACCTCGACCGGGTCACCGATGCCGCCCACCTCGCCGCCACCCCGACGATGTACTCCATCGCGCTCGACGTCACCGGCGGCGAGCGCGGTCGCGCCGACGAGCTGCTCCGGCGCACCCTGGCGCTGGGGTTGGGCTGCGCGCAGAACGCCCGGCACGACCTGGGCATCGGTTCGGTGCAGCTCCCGGAGCCGCACACGCTGGGGATCGGGCCCGGGGAGAGCCCGCAGGCGAGGTTGGAGGAGCGCTGCCGCGCGGCTGTCGCGACCCGCTACCCGGGAGTGGGGGAGAAGGAGTTCGCTGCGGTCGAGCGCCGGCTCACCGAGGAGCTCAAGGTCATCGCCGAGCTGGGCTACCCCACCTACTTCCTCACCGTCGCCGAGGTCGTCGACCTCATCCGCGGGATGGGGGTCCGCGTCGCCGCGCGCGGGTCCGGCGCAGGGTCGCTGGTCAACTACCTGCTCGGCATCAGCGGGGTCGACCCGATCCGCTACAACCTGCTCATGGAGCGGTTCTGCTCGCCGCTGCGGGCCGAGCTGCCCGACATCGACATCGACGTGGAGTCCGCCCGTCGCACCGAGGTCTACGAACGCATCCTCGACCGGTTCGGTGGGGAGCGCGTCACCTGCGTCTCGATGATGGACACCTACAAGGTGCGCCACGCGATCCGCGACGTGGGGGCAGCCCTCGGCCTGCCGCCGAGCGAGATCGACGAGATCGCCAAGGCCTTCCCGCACATCAGGGCCAGGGACGCCCGCAGCGCCATCGCCGAGCTGCCCGAGCTGCGCTCGCGTGGGCTGGACAGCCCCCGGATGCGGGTCCTGTTCGACCTCGTCGAGCGACTCGACGGACTCCCGCGCCACATCGCGCTGCACCCGTGCGGCGTGGTGCTCTCCAACGGCCGGCTGCTCGACCGCACCCCGGTGGAGGCGAGCTGGCTGGGGTTCCCGATGAGCCAGTTCGACAAGGACGACGTCGAGGCCCTCGGCCTGCTCAAGCTCGACGTGCTGGGCATCCGCATGCAGTCGGCGATGGCGCACGCGGTACAGGAGGTGCAGCGGGTCGACGGGGTGGAGGTCGACCTCGACGACCAGCGACAGGTGCCGCTCGACGACGAGGCGACGTTCCGGCTGATCCGCACGGCCCACACCCTCGGCTGCTTCCAGATCGAGAGCCCCGGCCAGCGCGAGCTGATCGGCAAGTTCGGCCCGGAGCGCTTCGAGGACCTCGTCATCGACATCTCGCTGTTCCGGCCCGGCCCGGTCAAGTCCGACATGATCACGCCCTTCCTCGAGGCCCGGCACGGCTGGAAGGAGGTCAGCTACCTGCACCCCACGCTCATCGAGGCGCTCCGGGAGACCGAGGGGGTCGTGGTCTTCCACGAGCAGGTGCTGATGATCGTCGCCGAGACGACCGGGGTCTCGCTGGCCCAGGCCGACGAGGTCCGCCGCACCCTCGGCACCCCTCGAGGTCAGGTGGAGATCGAGGCCTGGTGGCGACCTGCCGCGCTGGCACGTGGCTACAGCCCGGCCGACGTGGACCGGATCTGGGCGGTGCTCAAGGCCTTCGCGTCGTTCGGGTTCTGCAAGGCCCACGCTGCGGCCTTCGCCCTGCCGACCTACCACTCGGCGTGGCTGAAGACCCACCACCCGGCGGCATTCCTGTCCGGGGTGCTCACCCACGACCCGGGCATGTACCCCAAGCGGCTGATCCTCGACGACGCCCGCTCGCTCGGCATCGCGGTGCTCGGGCTGGACGTCAACGCCTCGACCGGCGCCTACCGTGTCGAGCGCCTCGACGACCTCGCCACGGACCCGCAGGTGCAGGACTTCGACGAGCCGTCGTGGGGCTGGTCCGTTCCCGAGCCGGCCCACCCCGACCTCCCCGACGCCCGGGGCTACGGCATCCGGCTGTCCCTGGCCGACGTGCGGGGGATCAGCGACGCCGAGGTGGCCCGGATCGTCGCGGGCCAGCCCTACGCCGGTCTCGCCGACTTCTGGCACCGGGCGCACGTCTCGCGGCCGGTCGCCGAGCGCCTCGTGCTCGCCGGCGGGTTCGACTCCCTCTACGGCATGGGGTCGCTGGGTGGTCCGGGGGGAGCCCCGCGACCCGGAGGCAGCGGCTGGGGCACCAGACCCGGGGCGAGGTCGGGCGATGACTCCGGCGATGACTCCGGCGACGGCTCAGGCGACGGCTCGAACCATGGCTCCGGCGACCGGTCAGGCTCGGGGTCCAGCACCGGCTCCACCTCAGGGGGAGGTGTCCTGGGCTCACGGGGGATGGGCAGTGGCGGCCTCGGGCGCCGCGGCCGCACCACCCGTCGTGACCTCCTGCTGCACGTCGCCGAGCTCGACCGCTACGGCCGGGCCCTGGACCGGTCGGCCAAGCGTGCAGCGCCCCGGCGCGGCAGGGGTGGGCGCGGCATACCCGTCGGCGGACGGTCCCCGGACGCCGGCGTGAGTGACGGGTCAGGGGTGCGGGCGCTCGCGGCAGGGCAGTCGCAGGCCGCGCTGCCGGTGACGGCGGCGTCGGAGCAGCCGACCCAGCTCACCCTCGACCTCGGCGACCGGCCCGAGCTCACCTCGGGCACCGGCCTGCCGGAGCTCACCGGTCCCGAACGCGTCCGGGCCGAGCTCGACATCCTCGGCCTTGACGCCAGCGCCCACGTCGTCGACTTCTACGCCCCGCTGCTCGAGGCGCTCGGGGTGACCCGCAGCCGTGACCTGCTGCGTTCGCGCAGCCGGTCCACGGTCTGGGTCTGCGGGGTCAAGGTGGCGACCCAGACCCCGCCGATCCGTTCGGGGCGACGAGTCGTCTTCCTCACCCTCGACGACTCCACCGGTCCGGTCGACGCGACCTTCTTCGAGGACGTCCAGGGGCCCTACGCCGCCACGGTCTTCCACTCCTGGATGATGCTCGTGCGCGGGGTGGTCCGTCGCACCGGACCGCGGGGGATCTCCCTGCGGGCCACCGGGGCGTGGGAGCTCACCCCGTTGTGGGAGGCGTGGACCCGCGGCGGGATCGAGGCCGTGCACGCCGCCATGGAGGACAGCGAGCGCAGCGCCACCGAGCAGGCCGAGGCGGCCGAGGAGGTCCAGCGCGCCGCAGGTCCGGGAGGGCGCAGGGTGCTGGTGCACGCCTCGGGCTTCAAGCAGTCGCCGTACGCCGACATCAAGCCCGCCGGCGGCGACGTGCGCGGGTCGCGGGCGCTGGCCCAGGGTGCCGAGGTGCCCGACGATAGCGGCATGGGTCGGCTCGCTGCCCCCCGCAAGCTGTGGCACTCCAGCCCCGGCAGCTCCGGCCACTAG
- the dinB gene encoding DNA polymerase IV gives MSRRQFTLPSRSADRPPDDTGCTVLHVDMDAFYASASLLSRPELVGTPVIIGGGNRGVVLSATYEARRFGVASAMPMSRARRLCPQATVIAPDHALYSQISAGVMATFDTITPKVEPLSLDEAFLDVAGSVRRLGNPARIGQLIRDTIHDEQGITCSVGVAPTKFVAKLASGLAKPDGLVVVPRDEVVSFVQQLPVGALWGVGDKTEETLLRLGLRTVADIAHTPLDTLRRALGESAGPHLHDLSWGRDPRGVEPVRRERSIGSDETFEFDLDDPVQIHRHLLKLSDRTAARVRSAGMLGRTVTIRVRFADFTTITRSKTLRDPTDVSREIYETARGLYDALGLQRARIRLVGVRMEGLVDSEGAPIQGLLDEPDHGWREADRAVDRASARFGAGSVRPAALISDKDRHHREPGGRGRDRDERPPRDR, from the coding sequence GTGAGTCGTCGCCAGTTCACCCTGCCGTCACGCAGCGCGGACCGGCCACCTGACGACACCGGTTGCACGGTGCTGCATGTCGACATGGACGCCTTCTACGCCTCGGCGTCGCTGCTGAGCCGTCCCGAGCTCGTCGGCACGCCCGTGATCATCGGCGGCGGCAACCGCGGGGTGGTGCTGTCGGCGACCTACGAGGCCAGGCGGTTTGGGGTCGCCTCGGCGATGCCGATGTCCCGGGCCCGCCGGTTGTGCCCGCAGGCCACCGTGATCGCGCCCGACCACGCCCTCTACAGCCAGATCTCTGCCGGGGTGATGGCCACCTTCGACACCATCACGCCGAAGGTCGAGCCGTTGTCCCTCGACGAGGCCTTCCTCGACGTCGCCGGCTCGGTCCGCCGCCTGGGCAACCCCGCCCGCATCGGCCAGCTGATCCGCGACACCATCCACGACGAGCAGGGCATCACCTGCTCGGTCGGTGTGGCCCCCACGAAGTTCGTGGCCAAGCTGGCCTCCGGGCTGGCCAAGCCCGACGGCCTGGTGGTCGTGCCCCGGGACGAGGTGGTGAGCTTCGTCCAGCAGCTCCCGGTCGGGGCTCTGTGGGGAGTGGGCGACAAGACCGAGGAGACGCTGCTGCGGCTGGGGCTGCGCACCGTCGCCGACATCGCGCACACCCCGCTCGACACCCTTCGCCGGGCGCTGGGAGAGTCCGCCGGTCCGCACCTGCACGACCTGTCGTGGGGCCGCGACCCCCGTGGTGTCGAGCCGGTGCGCCGTGAGCGCAGCATCGGCTCGGACGAGACGTTCGAGTTCGACCTCGACGACCCGGTCCAGATCCACCGCCACCTGCTCAAGCTCAGCGACCGGACCGCCGCACGGGTCCGTTCCGCGGGGATGCTCGGGCGCACCGTCACGATCCGGGTGCGCTTCGCCGACTTCACGACGATCACGCGGAGCAAGACGCTGCGCGACCCCACCGACGTGAGCCGCGAGATCTACGAGACCGCCCGCGGCCTGTATGACGCGCTGGGCCTCCAGCGCGCCCGGATCCGCCTCGTCGGGGTGCGGATGGAAGGGCTCGTCGACAGCGAGGGCGCCCCCATCCAGGGCCTGCTCGACGAACCGGACCACGGCTGGCGCGAGGCCGACCGTGCCGTCGACCGGGCCAGTGCCCGCTTCGGCGCCGGCAGCGTCCGCCCCGCTGCGCTCATCAGCGACAAGGACCGTCACCACCGCGAGCCGGGAGGCCGTGGTCGCGATCGCGACGAACGCCCTCCGCGCGACCGCTGA